In one window of Polaromonas naphthalenivorans CJ2 DNA:
- a CDS encoding aldehyde ferredoxin oxidoreductase family protein has product MSWAGKILRVNLSAGTVAAEPLNMDWAHSYLGSRGLGSKYLVSEVDPKVDPLSPENKIIWATGPLTGTMASTGGRYTVITKSPLTGAIACSNSGGYWGAELKMAGWDMVIFEGKSPTPVYLYINDDTAELRDAAHLWGKSVWETEPLIKQSLQDPLIRVSCIGKAGENGVLYAAVINDLHRAAGRSGVGAVMGSKNLKAIAVRGTKGVGNLRDPKAFMKVTYEKKKILRDNAVTGQGLPTFGTQVLMNVINEVGALPTRNHQDVQFEGAKDISAEAMATPRATDGKAQLITNQACFGCTIACGRISKMDAGHFTVSNKPQYWGASGGLEYEAAWALGAANGVKDLEALQYATMLCNEEGIDPISFGATLGAVMELYEMGVLSKEQLGIEAPFGSAAALAFLAEETVHSRGFGKEIGQGSKRLTAKYGHPDLSMSSKGQEFPAYDGRAIQGIGLAYATSNRGGCHLRGYTVASEVLGIPVKTDPLEHEGKPELVKAFQDATAVFDSAGICVFTSFAWGLADVAPQLQAACGEQYTTEELEKIGERIWNMEREFNNAAGFTKADDSLPKRLLTEAAKTGPAKGKVNMLAEMLPKYYAARGWDSEGVPTAATRERLGL; this is encoded by the coding sequence ATGTCCTGGGCTGGAAAAATCCTCCGCGTCAACCTGAGCGCCGGCACCGTCGCCGCCGAGCCGCTCAACATGGATTGGGCGCACAGCTACCTGGGCTCGCGCGGGCTGGGCAGCAAATACCTGGTGTCCGAGGTCGATCCCAAGGTCGATCCGCTGTCGCCGGAGAACAAGATCATCTGGGCCACCGGGCCGCTCACGGGCACCATGGCCTCGACCGGCGGGCGCTACACCGTCATCACCAAGAGCCCGCTGACCGGCGCCATTGCCTGCTCCAATTCGGGCGGCTACTGGGGCGCCGAGCTGAAGATGGCGGGCTGGGACATGGTGATCTTTGAAGGCAAATCGCCCACGCCGGTCTACCTCTACATCAACGACGACACGGCCGAGCTGCGCGATGCCGCCCACCTCTGGGGCAAGAGCGTCTGGGAGACCGAGCCGCTGATCAAGCAGAGCCTGCAGGACCCCTTGATACGCGTTTCCTGCATCGGCAAGGCGGGTGAAAACGGCGTGCTGTATGCCGCCGTGATCAACGACCTGCACCGCGCCGCCGGCCGCTCGGGCGTGGGTGCCGTGATGGGCAGCAAGAACCTCAAGGCGATAGCGGTGCGCGGCACCAAGGGCGTGGGCAATCTGCGCGACCCCAAGGCCTTCATGAAGGTCACCTACGAGAAGAAAAAAATCCTGCGCGACAACGCCGTCACCGGCCAGGGCCTGCCGACCTTCGGCACGCAGGTGCTGATGAACGTGATCAATGAAGTCGGCGCGCTGCCCACCCGCAACCACCAGGATGTGCAGTTCGAGGGCGCCAAGGACATTTCGGCCGAAGCCATGGCCACGCCGCGCGCCACCGACGGCAAGGCGCAACTGATCACCAACCAGGCCTGCTTCGGCTGCACGATTGCCTGCGGGCGCATCAGCAAGATGGACGCCGGCCATTTCACCGTGTCGAACAAGCCGCAGTACTGGGGCGCGTCGGGCGGGCTCGAATACGAAGCCGCCTGGGCGCTGGGCGCGGCCAATGGCGTGAAAGACCTGGAAGCGCTGCAGTACGCCACCATGCTGTGCAACGAGGAAGGCATCGACCCGATCAGCTTTGGCGCCACCCTGGGCGCGGTGATGGAACTCTACGAAATGGGCGTGCTGAGCAAGGAGCAGCTCGGCATCGAGGCGCCGTTCGGCTCGGCGGCGGCATTGGCCTTTCTGGCCGAGGAAACGGTGCACAGCCGGGGCTTCGGCAAGGAAATCGGCCAGGGCTCCAAGCGCCTGACGGCCAAATACGGCCATCCCGACCTGTCGATGTCGTCCAAGGGCCAGGAGTTCCCGGCCTACGACGGCCGCGCCATCCAGGGCATCGGGCTGGCCTATGCCACGTCCAACCGGGGCGGCTGCCATTTGCGCGGCTACACCGTTGCCTCCGAAGTGCTGGGCATCCCGGTCAAGACCGATCCGCTGGAGCACGAGGGCAAGCCCGAGCTGGTCAAGGCCTTCCAGGACGCGACGGCGGTCTTCGACTCCGCCGGGATTTGCGTGTTCACCTCCTTCGCCTGGGGCCTGGCCGATGTTGCGCCCCAGCTGCAGGCCGCCTGCGGCGAGCAGTACACGACCGAGGAACTGGAAAAAATCGGCGAGCGCATCTGGAACATGGAGCGCGAGTTCAACAACGCCGCCGGTTTCACCAAGGCCGACGATTCATTGCCCAAGCGCCTGCTGACGGAGGCGGCCAAGACCGGCCCGGCCAAGGGCAAGGTCAACATGCTGGCCGAAATGCTGCCCAAGTACTATGCCGCGCGCGGCTGGGACAGCGAAGGCGTGCCGACGGCCGCGACCCGCGAGCGCCTCGGCCTTTAA